One segment of Lytechinus variegatus isolate NC3 chromosome 13, Lvar_3.0, whole genome shotgun sequence DNA contains the following:
- the LOC447792 gene encoding uncharacterized protein LOC447792, with amino-acid sequence MAALFHVLMALQCTISIVLSKPVELTESWKGSPKKQPIWRDQPMDIGNEIDLGKRNAFGNCMPPGSDVPGFRCATSQECIPLGEVCDGVNDCDFDAYDETDDACMVVQCEGFLCTDGSCLLAEFVCDGSYDCSDRMDEEECSMNQCSADRFQCRSGRCIPTFWRCDMLEDCQGGEDERGCDEHVCPGDEFRCDTGSCVIRLWVCDGQSDCPHGEDETVGCNVIVDCDDDQFQCGDDSCIPKNWVCDGVDNCPLGEDENQDCCKKKEFRCHTGQCIPEEWRCDGRIRDCPSGEDEEDCGCGPNEFQCDSGTCILDTKFCDNVIDCDDGGSDESRCPIIDPIPVCKAAGTVKCMYGQVCAVVCNGIRECPVNGEDEVGCPVTNCQPSEFECRDGQCLPASDICDGYPHCSGGEDEIECPLTNCLASEFECRDGQCLPASDICDGYPHCSGGEDEIECPLTNCLASEFECRDGQCLPASDICDGYPHCSEGDDEIECPLTNCLASEFECRDGQCLPASDICDGYPHCSEGDDEIECPLTNCLASEFECRDGQCLPASDICDGYPHCSGGEDEIECPLTNCLASEFECRDGQCLPASDICDGYPHCSGGEDEIECPLTNCLASEFECRDGQCLPASNICDGYPHCSQGEDERDCSLPIVPTESPYPVTSPLSIVCGLPLFFECPDGTCISRDLLCNGKSDCPYSDADEQTGNCRIVSTCEPDEFECDDGSCIYSALVCNDRANCPDESDEAVERCGFNLCNSEDGFRCRDGSCIPLYQVCNDVIDCPDGGDEDDCAAIYTRPGICPVHPNIAYGGNNICVDNCFQDTDCPEPMKCCPAPSACGLTCTTVFLPSNPLTGLAELANFVETLRDGLDIINNEVAILTDDVDDIETRLKSLETDTRLLRQDVDILKQQATAGDRPQAPVYPAPYESEPTTPKVVDSYVKPYQPQDVQPYKPEDVQPYEPVTKRPNEPEEPYESYKPEEPQYVQPSEPQYVRPYTPENVITYEQETPLSYKPQDEPETVRPYIPPQDVKPYEPETVRPYEPEDIQPYETETAQPYEPPQDDQPYKPPQDIRPFEPPQDVRPYEPPQDVRPYEPPQDTRPYEPPQDTRPYEPPQDTRPYEPPQDNRPYEPPQDVRPYEPPQDVRPYEPPQDTRPYEPPQDTRPYEPPQDTRPYEPPQDNRPYEPPQDVRPYEPPQDTRPYEPPQDTRPYEPPQDNRPYEPPQDVRPYEPPQDVRPYEPPQDTRPYEPPQDTRPYEPPQDNRPYEPPQDVRPYEPPQDVRPYEPPQDTRPYEPPQDTRPYEPPQDNRPYEPPQDVRPYEPPQDVRPYEPPEDTRPYQPPQDTRPYEPPQDTRPYEPPQDTRPYEPPQDTRPYVPPQDTRPYEPPQDTRPYEPPQDNRPYEPPQDVRPYEPPQDVRPYEPPQDVRPYEPPQDVRPYEPPQDVRPYQPPQDTRPYEPPQDTRPYVPPQDNRPYEPPQDVRPYESPQDNRPYKPPQDVRPYEPPQDVRPYEPLQDTRPYEPPQDNRPYKPPQDVRPYEPPQDVRPYEPPQDTRPYEPPQDTRPYKPPQDVRPYQPPQDTRPYKPPQDVRPYEPSQDTRPYERPQDPRPYEPSQDTRPYEPPQDTRPYEPPQDPRPYEPPQDPRPYEPPQDPRPYEPPQDPRPYETQNTRPYKPQDVRP; translated from the exons ATGGCGGCTCTCTTCCACGTTCTCATGGCTCTACAGTGCACTATCTCCATCGTTTTAAGTAAGCCTGTTGAATTGACTGAAAGTTGGAAAGGCTCACCCAAGAAACAACCG ATCTGGAGAGATCAACCGATGGACATCGGCAATGAGATCGACCTTGGCAAGAGAAATGCATTCGGAA ATTGCATGCCACCGGGATCCGATGTCCCTGGGTTCCGGTGTGCAACGAGTCAGGAATGTATCCCTTTGGGTGAGGTCTGCGATGGCGTCAATGATTGCGACTTCGATGCCTACGACGAGACGGATGATGCATGTATGGTAGTCCAATGCGAAGGATTCCTCTGTACCGATGGGTCGTGTCTCCTCGCCGAGTTCGTGTGCGATGGATCTTACGATTGCAGTGATCGCATG GATGAAGAGGAATGTAGCATGAATCAGTGCAGCGCTGATCGCTTCCAATGCCGGAGTGGACGGTGTATCCCAACCTTCTGGCGGTGTGATATGCTTGAGGACTGCCAGGGAGGGGAGGACGAGCGAGGATGCGATGAACACGTTTGTCCGGGGGACGAATTTCGCTGTGACACCGGCTCTTGTGTCATCCGCCTTTGGGTTTGCGACGGTCAG AGTGATTGTCCCCATGGCGAAGATGAGACAGTTGGTTGTAACGTCATTGTGGACTGTGATGACGACCAGTTCCAGTGTGGAGACGATTCGTGTATACCTAAAAATTGGGTCTGTGATGGAGTTGACAACTGTCCCTTAG GTGAAGATGAAAACCAAGATTGTTGCAAGAAGAAAGAGTTCCGCTGCCATACCGGGCAATGCATCCCTGAAGAGTGGCGCTGTGACGGACGTATTCGGGACTGTCCTTCGGGAGAGGACGAGGAGGACTGTGGATGCGGTCCGAATGAATTCCAGTGCGACAGCGGGACGTGCATTCTGGATACCAAGTTCTGTGACAATGTG ATTGACTGTGATGATGGTGGGTCCGATGAATCAAGATGTCCAATCATTGATCCTATACCTGTATGCAAAGCAGCTGGGACGGTCAAGTGTATGTATGGACAGGTGTGTGCTGTAGTATGCAATGGCATCAGAGAGTGTCCAGTGAATG GTGAAGACGAAGTTGGGTGTCCAGTGACGAACTGTCAGCCTTCAGAGTTTGAATGCCGAGACGGTCAGTGTTTACCGGCTTCGGATATATGTGACGGATACCCGCATTGCTCCGGAGGGGAAGATGAGATTGAATGTCCTCTGACTAACTGCTTAGCATCCGAGTTTGAATGCCGAGATGGTCAGTGTTTACCGGCTTCGGATATATGTGACGGATACCCGCATTGCTCCGGAGGGGAAGACGAGATTGAATGTCCTCTGACTAACTGCTTAGCATCGGAGTTTGAATGCCGAGACGGTCAGTGTTTACCGGCTTCGGATATATGTGACGGATACCCACATTGTTCCGAAGGGGACGACGAGATTGAATGTCCTCTGACTAACTGCTTAGCATCCGAGTTTGAATGCCGAGATGGTCAGTGTTTACCGGCTTCGGATATATGTGACGGATACCCGCATTGTTCCGAAGGGGACGACGAGATTGAATGTCCTCTGACTAACTGCTTAGCATCCGAGTTTGAATGCCGAGATGGTCAGTGTTTACCGGCTTCGGATATATGTGACGGATACCCGCATTGCTCCGGAGGGGAAGACGAGATTGAATGTCCTCTGACTAACTGCTTAGCATCCGAGTTTGAATGCCGAGATGGTCAGTGTTTACCGGCTTCGGATATATGTGACGGATACCCGCATTGTTCCGGAGGGGAAGACGAGATTGAATGTCCTCTGACTAACTGCTTAGCATCTGAGTTTGAATGCCGAGATGGTCAGTGTTTACCGGCTTCGAATATATGTGACGGATACCCGCATTGTTCCCAGGGGGAAGATGAACGCGATTGTTCGCTACCAATTGTACCAACTGAATCTCCGTATCCTGTAACGAGCCCACTCTCCATCGTATGTGGACTGCCATTGTTTTTTGAGTGCCCGGATGGTACCTGCATATCACGTGACCTCCTCTGTAACGGAAAG TCCGACTGTCCATATAGCGATGCAGATGAGCAAACTGGTAACTGTCGGATCGTTTCTACATGTGAACCTGATGAGTTTGAG TGTGACGATGGGAGTTGTATATATTCAGCGCTTGTCTGCAATGATCGAGCTAACTGTCCCGATGAGTCAGATGAAGCAGTAGAACGATGCGGATTTA ATCTGTGTAATTCTGAAGATGGTTTCAGATGTCGAGACGGATCTTGTATACCTCTGTACCAAGTGTGTAATGACGTCATCGATTGTCCTGATGGAGGGGATGAGGATGACTGTGCTGCAATAT ATACTAGACCAGGCATATGTCCCGTACATCCCAACATCGCATACGGAGGAAACAATATCTGCGTCGACAACTGTTTTCAAGATACAGACTGCCCCGAACCAATGAAATGTTGTCCGGCGCCCTCTGCGTGCGGCCTAACATGTACCACCGTCTTCCTTCCTTCTAACCCTTTGACAG GTTTGGCAGAGCTGGCAAATTTTGTTGAGACTCTTCGTGATGGCCTAGATATTATCAATAATGAAG TTGCAATCCTGACAGACGATGTGGATGATATAGAAACACGACTGAAGAGCCTTGAGACAGATACGCGTCTACTGAGACAGGATGTGGATATCCTCAAGCAACAGGCAACAGCGGGTGACAGACCACAAGCACCAGTTTATCCTGCACCATATGAATCGGAGCCTACCACACCGAAAGTGGTAGATAGCTATGTCAAACCTTACCAGCCGCAAGATGTTCAGCCTTACAAACCAGAAGACGTGCAACCGTATGAACCAGTAACCAAACGACCTAACGAACCGGAAGAACCTTACGAGTCTTATAAACCAGAAGAACCGCAATATGTTCAACCTTCTGAACCACAATATGTCAGACCTTACACACCAGAAAACGTTATAACCTATGAACAAGAAACACCCTTGTCTTATAAACCACAAGACGAACCAGAAACCGTCCGACCTTACATCCCGCCACAAGACGTTAAACCATACGAGCCAGAAACCGTTCGTCCTTATGAACCAGAAGATATCCAACCCTACGAAACAGAAACAGCCCAACCTTATGAACCACCACAAGATGACCAACCCTACAAACCACCTCAAGATATTAGACCTTTCGAACCACCACAAGATGTTAGACCTTACGAACCACCTCAAGATGTTAGGCCTTACGAACCGCCACAGGATACAAGACCTTACGAACCACCTCAGGATACAAGACCATACGAACCTCCACAGGATACGAGACCTTACGAGCCGCCGCAAGATAATAGACCTTACGAACCACCTCAAGATGTTAGACCTTACGAACCACCTCAAGATGTTAGGCCTTACGAACCGCCTCAGGATACAAGACCTTACGAACCACCTCAGGATACAAGACCATACGAACCTCCACAGGATACGAGACCTTACGAGCCGCCGCAAGATAATAGACCTTACGAACCACCTCAAGATGTTAGACCTTACGAACCTCCACAGGATACAAGACCTTACGAGCCGCCACAGGATACAAGACCTTACGAGCCGCCGCAAGATAATAGACCTTACGAACCACCTCAAGATGTTAGACCTTACGAACCACCTCAAGATGTTAGACCTTACGAACCTCCACAGGATACAAGACCTTACGAGCCGCCACAGGATACAAGACCTTACGAGCCGCCGCAAGATAATAGACCTTACGAACCACCTCAAGATGTTAGACCTTACGAACCACCTCAAGATGTTAGACCTTACGAACCTCCACAGGATACAAGACCTTACGAGCCGCCACAGGATACAAGACCTTACGAGCCGCCGCAAGATAATAGACCTTACGAACCACCTCAAGATGTTAGACCCTACGAACCACCTCAAGATGTTAGACCTTACGAACCGCCAGAGGATACAAGACCTTACCAACCACCTCAGGATACAAGACCATACGAACCTCCACAGGATACAAGACCATACGAACCACCTCAGGATACAAGACCATACGAGCCACCGCAAGATACTAGACCTTACGTACCACCTCAAGATACAAGACCATACGAACCTCCACAGGATACAAGACCTTACGAGCCGCCGCAAGATAATCGACCTTACGAACCACCTCAAGATGTTAGACCTTACGAACCACCTCAAGATGTTAGACCTTACGAACCACCTCAAGATGTTAGACCTTACGAACCACCTCAAGATGTTAGACCTTACGAACCACCTCAAGATGTAAGACCTTACCAACCACCTCAGGATACTAGACCATACGAACCTCCACAGGATACAAGACCTTACGTGCCGCCGCAAGATAATAGACCTTACGAACCACCTCAAGATGTTAGACCTTACGAATCGCCACAAGATAATAGACCATACAAGCCACCTCAAGATGTTAGACCTTACGAACCACCTCAAGATGTAAGACCATATGAACCGCTACAGGATACAAGACCTTACGAGCCGCCGCAAGATAATCGACCATACAAGCCACCTCAAGATGTTAGACCTTACGAACCACCTCAAGATGTAAGACCATACGAACCGCCACAGGATACAAGACCTTACGAGCCGCCACAAGATACTAGACCATACAAGCCACCTCAAGATGTAAGACCTTACCAACCACCTCAGGATACTAGACCATACAAGCCACCTCAAGATGTAAGACCTTACGAACCATCACAAGATACTAGACCTTACGAACGGCCACAAGATCCTAGACCATACGAACCGTCACAGGATACAAGACCTTACGAACCGCCACAAGACACGAGACCATACGAGCCACCTCAAGATCCAAGACCTTACGAACCGCCGCAAGATCCTAGACCATACGAGCCACCTCAAGATCCAAGACCTTACGAACCGCCGCAAGATCCTAGACCTTATGAAACACAAAATACCAGACCCTACAAACCGCAAGATGTTAGACCTTGA